Proteins from a genomic interval of Fuerstiella sp.:
- a CDS encoding LpqB family beta-propeller domain-containing protein codes for MSFFDRVCLYAVACLVVVVCAGQHSQADSLRLTSDGILKASPVYCKDGTELVYALLENAERYCLMKMNVANGHIESLRKDATTAEFEPACSRDGRYCAFIRQRGVLSLSMAIFDRQSNSLVEVLPPAGFAGMRSPAISPENSRVLYSFADGGRQHIYVTNLQAENPVKLTDSSGIDNWPSFSPDGRLIVFGSSRDGAFEIYVMQRDGSGVRRITHCPFQDIRPRFSPDGQRIAFVSHRDGNSEIYVVNVDGSGLTRVTNHTERDDYPDWHPDGKRLVVVSERNGQHDLYLLNVP; via the coding sequence ATGAGCTTCTTTGACCGCGTGTGTCTGTACGCTGTCGCCTGCTTGGTCGTTGTGGTGTGTGCGGGGCAGCATAGTCAGGCCGATTCGCTGCGACTCACCAGCGACGGAATCCTCAAGGCGAGTCCGGTGTACTGTAAGGACGGCACCGAACTGGTCTATGCCCTGCTGGAGAATGCAGAGCGATATTGTCTGATGAAAATGAATGTCGCCAACGGACACATCGAGTCACTCCGTAAGGACGCAACCACGGCCGAATTTGAACCGGCCTGCTCTCGTGACGGCCGCTACTGTGCCTTTATACGTCAACGAGGAGTATTGAGTCTGTCGATGGCCATCTTCGACCGTCAGTCGAATTCACTGGTGGAAGTGCTGCCACCGGCAGGGTTTGCGGGAATGCGCAGTCCGGCGATTTCACCCGAAAATTCCCGGGTGCTGTATTCGTTTGCTGACGGAGGACGGCAGCACATTTATGTGACCAATCTGCAGGCAGAGAATCCGGTGAAGCTGACCGACAGTTCCGGTATCGACAACTGGCCGAGCTTTTCACCGGACGGTCGGTTGATCGTGTTTGGCTCGTCCCGTGACGGAGCGTTTGAGATCTATGTCATGCAGCGCGACGGTTCTGGAGTCAGACGCATCACTCACTGTCCGTTTCAGGACATTCGACCACGTTTTTCGCCCGACGGACAACGGATTGCATTTGTCAGTCACCGCGACGGCAATAGTGAGATCTATGTAGTCAATGTCGACGGCAGCGGTCTTACCCGGGTTACCAATCACACGGAACGGGATGATTACCCGGACTGGCACCCGGACGGAAAGCGACTGGTGGTGGTCTCAGAACGAAAC
- a CDS encoding DUF1501 domain-containing protein, translating to MLEIGDFRAVTCGGVTRRSFLQFGCSLPAALGLAGAPAQETARAKSVIFVFLWGAPSHLDTFDPKPTAPVEYRGPFGTIPTRTPGVHFTELLPRTAMRSDRFSLVRTNVGISSSGGHPRGGTVALTGFEEMPEPVQQPTFGSIVGKHRGNTGSLPGFFSLTNGKLTAGGEYIKGDGGGILSRAQDPFMVGCSQQGVVKIPSMKLLNGLSPAQINDRKTLLTHLNADRVTLDSGAVRDWGRTWGTAYDLLMDSSARSALDLTRESTATRARYGQSEFGQSALLALRLAEARVPYIQLNYSRDCDAFNPGFEIGWDTHIYNFELLQDQLCPIFDRAFSALLDDLSDRGILEETLVVCMGEFGRTPKISNRAARDHWTKCYFSLWAGAGIQGGHVIGESDRTGQEPHSGPAVTALNVGTTIAELAGVNSQARAEMKVLEGGAVINELL from the coding sequence ATGCTGGAAATTGGCGATTTTCGGGCGGTTACCTGCGGCGGTGTCACACGTCGGTCGTTTCTGCAGTTCGGATGCTCGCTCCCCGCAGCCCTGGGACTGGCGGGAGCTCCGGCCCAAGAAACAGCCAGAGCCAAATCTGTGATCTTCGTGTTCCTGTGGGGAGCACCCAGCCATCTGGACACCTTCGACCCAAAACCGACGGCACCGGTAGAATATCGAGGACCGTTTGGAACGATTCCAACCCGAACCCCCGGGGTTCATTTCACCGAACTGCTGCCGCGCACTGCGATGCGCAGTGACCGCTTCAGCCTGGTTCGAACCAACGTAGGAATCAGCTCGTCCGGAGGACACCCCAGAGGAGGAACGGTTGCGCTCACCGGTTTCGAGGAAATGCCGGAACCTGTTCAACAGCCGACCTTCGGGTCGATCGTCGGAAAGCACCGGGGAAACACCGGATCCCTTCCCGGATTCTTCTCACTCACCAACGGAAAACTGACCGCAGGCGGTGAGTATATCAAAGGTGACGGCGGCGGCATTCTTTCGAGGGCTCAGGATCCGTTTATGGTCGGTTGCTCCCAGCAGGGCGTCGTCAAAATCCCTTCGATGAAACTGCTCAATGGCCTGAGTCCCGCACAGATCAATGACAGAAAAACGCTGCTAACACACCTCAACGCTGATCGGGTCACTCTCGACAGCGGAGCAGTGCGCGACTGGGGGAGAACTTGGGGAACCGCCTACGACCTGCTGATGGATTCCAGTGCACGCAGCGCACTGGATCTCACCCGTGAATCCACCGCAACCCGGGCGCGGTACGGACAGTCGGAGTTCGGTCAAAGCGCCCTTTTGGCACTGAGACTGGCTGAAGCCAGGGTTCCCTACATTCAGCTTAACTACAGTCGCGACTGTGATGCATTCAATCCGGGTTTCGAAATCGGCTGGGACACCCACATCTACAATTTCGAACTGCTGCAGGATCAATTGTGTCCAATTTTTGACAGAGCCTTCTCGGCGTTACTGGACGACCTCAGTGATCGGGGAATCTTGGAAGAAACCCTCGTCGTTTGTATGGGGGAATTTGGCAGAACACCAAAAATCAGCAATCGGGCCGCACGGGACCACTGGACGAAATGTTACTTTTCGCTGTGGGCCGGTGCAGGCATTCAGGGAGGACACGTGATCGGCGAAAGTGACCGCACCGGCCAGGAACCTCATTCCGGCCCCGCCGTCACGGCTCTTAACGTGGGAACCACGATTGCCGAACTGGCCGGCGTCAACAGTCAGGCTCGAGCCGAAATGAAGGTCCTCGAAGGGGGAGCCGTGATAAATGAGCTTCTTTGA